TTTCCATAAATTTGACAGTTGGGTTTTTTTATCTGGACAATGACAACCAAAAGGCTGTGATTGGACAAGGCACAAGTTGATCAGACTTAGATGGGTAACACATTGTATTCCCTATAACCATAAATGCCTCTAACCTCTACTGCATCAACTCCAAGGTAGACAGTCACTAGAAGGACAGAAGCCAAAAATTGTAGGCTGTGTTACTACATCTATCTGTGTTTTGTGTTTTTCAATCAACGGCAACCTTCAGGATGAGATTATCCTATGCCGTATCAGTTGCTGATAATCGTACTCCTGCAAGTACAATTCATGCAAAAATCAGATCACCTCTCATTTATACAAGGTTAATCGCCGATTTTAACTGAATATTAAAGCTATCTTCAGCCAGATTCGTCAATGAATCCATTGGTCATTGATATGAATACTTAATAAAAGTTCTTCTGTATTCACGTATCTGGCTTTGATAAATCAGGGCTGACACACAACAGTTGTCTGATGAGAATGGGTGTAAGGGTGTCGGGGTACAGGGGTGTATGTCTTCAAAACCTTTACACCGTTCGGCTAACGCTCACGGCGAAGCCCCATACCTTTTCACCCCTACACCCAATTTCCACAGTTATGGGAAATGAGTCTACTTAAGTTCAAATTAGTCCCAATCTGGCATTTGTGCGCCTTCTTCACCACCAACACCGATGCCTGTGTTGAAAATATCTGCATCGGTGATATTCATATTGTCCATTGATGCGCCGTAGACGTTGGAGTCATGAATTTGAGCGCGGGTAAAATTCACGCCGTCAAGATTAGCTTTTTTAAAGTTAACGTTGGTGACAAAAGTTGAAGATAGGTTAGCTCCTTTCAAATTTGCGTTGGTGAGGTCTGCACCTTCGAGGTTTGCGCCTGCAAGGTTAGCTTTAGAAAGGTTGGCACCACGTAAATCTGCACCAATTAAATGAGCGCCACTGAGGTCAACTCCAGCTAGATTACACCTCTGACATTCCCCAGTAGATAAAAGCCTTTGTAAATCTTGCGAATTCCCTGCTTTCACAGAGGTGGCAAAAATGAGGGGAGTGGTTGCTAAGGCTATAGCGGCAATTAGCTTGAATTTCATAATCTTTCCCCTTTGTATTGAAGTTGTAACCGTTCTTTTCCTCACGATTCTATTATCTCACTAATTTTCTGGACAATGTTGATTTAACTCACAAAATCAAGGTGATGTTTAATAGTTTGGTCAAAGACATAAAAACAGTATGGATGCGGGTTTTGGGCTGGCGATCGCTCACAAAACTTACCTAAAATTACCAATCTTTATCTTGTTAAATCTTTTTAAGAAATACAAGCATTTATTTTGATTTGTCATTGGTTGTTAACCGGAATTTTTATATTATTAATTGGCACTCAGTAATTCTACTTTTTAGTATATTAAATTCCCGTAAATTCACGCATGTATCGATTCACTAGATCCGGTTCCTCTTGCTGTACCCAATGCCCACAATGGGGAATATACTGAATTTGCAAGTTGCTGACATAGGTATCAGTTCCATAGGTAAGCTCTTTCCCAAGGGCAGTATCATTTTCACCCCAAATCATCAGTGTGGGGACATTTAAAATTCCCCAATTTTTGTTGGGTAAAAAGTGAGAAAATACATTGCGATAGTAGTTGAGCATTGCTGTTAAAGCACCGGGTTTAGCAGCCGCATTTTTATAAGCTGCTAGGTCAGAGGCAGTAAAAGCATTTTTATTAACTGCTGTGCCTTGAATAATCTGAGCAATTGGCTGATAGTCAAAAGTTTGCAGGAGAAATTCTGGCATGATTGGTAGTTGAAATAAGAACATATACCAGCTACGTAGTAACTGTTGGGGAGTTGATAATCCCTGAGAAAATTTAGCGGGGTGTGGTAAGTTAAGTATGATTAATTTCTCTAGCATTTCTGGGTGAGCATGAGCAAAACACCAAGCGATCGCACCACCCCAATCATGCCCAACTAAAACGCATTTTTCGTGACCTAAACCTTTAATTACACCCGCAACATCTTTGATAAATTCACCCATAATATAAGCTGATTGTGCTTTGGGTTTTTCACTATCGTTGTAGCCACGTAAATCTAAAGCCACAACTTGAAAATTTTCCGCAAATTCTGGTATTTGATGCCGCCAAGAATACCAAAATTCAGGAAACCCATGTAACATCAACATCAAAGGGCCTGTTCCTTGGGTGACATAGTGCAGTTTTACACCATTGGTAGTGATATATTTATGTTCCCAAGCATTTTTAAGGTCAGACATTTGTTGTATTTATTAAATAAGTAATCTTGCTATTGTGGAATTATGTATCAGATTACTATCCCTAACATCTGTTAAAGGGCAGTTTTTGAGGTGGTAGTAATGTCAGAAAATTCTAATAAAAGTCTGAAGTGTGAAATTTATTAGGACTCATATTTGATTTGGGAAAAAATCAGTACACCCAGACCCGCATTTCTCACAAGCTTCAGGCGTTTGATGGGGCAGAGGGGCAGAGGTGCGGAGGGGCTCTTGAGAGAGTACCTTCATTCTCCCCTGCTCCCCTGCTCCCCTGCTCCCCTGCTCCCCTGCACAGGCTTTGAAAGGTGTGGTGAGAAATCCGGGCCAGATCAGGCTTCTTTCCTACTACCGACTCCCCATTCCCGACTCCCCATTCCCTACTCCCGACTCCCCATTCCCTACTCCCGACTCCCCATTCCCTATTCCCGACTCCCCATTCCCGACTCCCCATTCCCTATTCCCGACTCCCCATTCCCTACTCCCGACTCCCTGCGTACACAACTAGATTCAGGGAGCAAACCGTATTCCTATAGTTCATAAGTCATTACCCGGACATACTATATCAAAGCTGCCATAACTCAAAAAAATACGGGGATAAGCCTAAGCCTATCCCCATTTTTCAGATATCAAAAATTAGCACTTACGAAGTAGCATTTTGTAACTCAGCAGTGCGTACTGATAACTGTTGTGTTTGACTACCTCTTTGGATTTTTACCTGTAAAGCTTGACCAAGGGTGCTATTTTCCACAAAGTTTTGCAACTGTTCAGCATTGGTAATAGCTTGGCCATCTATTTGCAGGATGACATCACCACGGCGAATACCAGCTTTAGCGGCTGGGGAATTGGGGACAACTCGCATCACTAAAACCCCGGTTACTTCTGGAATTTCAAATGTAGAGTTTGGGTCACTGTTATTTTGTTTCGCTAATTCTGGGGTTAATGTGACCATCTGCACGCCTAGATAGGGGTGAGCTACTTTACCATTTTTTTCCAGTTGTGTAGCGATCGCTTTAGCTTTATCAATGGGAATTGCAAAACCAATACCCATCGCATCAGCACGAATCGCGGTGTTAATTCCAATTACTTCACCGCGTTCATTCAACAAAGGGCCACCAGAGTTACCAGGGTTAATGGCTGCGTCAGTTTGAATGAAATCTAGGCGTTTATCCGAAATTCCCACTTGGGCGCTAGAACGCTTGAGGGTGCTGACAATACCCAAAGTAACTGTATTATCAAAACCTAAAGGATTACCAACTGCGATCGCCCAGTCTCCTACTTGTACAGCATTAGAAGAACCTAAAGTTGCAACGGGTAAATCTTTACCAGCGTTAATTTTAACCACCGCTAAATCTGTTACTTCGTCAATACCTTGAACTTTACCGTCAAAGGTACGACCATCCTTGAGGCGGACTGTAACTCTATCGGCTTTGTCTACAACGTGGGCATTAGTTAAAATCAAACCACTTTTATCAATAATGAATCCAGAACCTAGACCACGCAGTTGTTCTGGTGGTAATTGTTGAGAATAACCATCACCAAAAAACTGCCGGAAAAATGGGTCTTCAAAAAATGGGTCAACACGGCGGCGCGTAATTGTGCGTTCCGTGTCAATTCTCACCACTGCTTGACCAACTCGATTCACAGCCGCCGTCACAAAACTACTATTACCGATAGCAGCAGTCGCCGGTGATTGTTTTTGGGCAATCAGTTCTGGTGCATCATCAACCTTCACTGGACTGGGTGCGGGTTCCGCTTGCGAAGGTAACACCTGCAAAGTGCTAACAGTGAGCAAGACTCCCAAAAATATGGCGAAAATATGGGTACTAAGTCTACGTATAGAACGGGTTATTTTGGACAATCGCATAATCACAACCTAAATTTTAGAAGCCGAATTTTTGCTTAGTCGTGACAAATCTCTCTAAAGTTATTTTTACAGCTAGGATGAAATTCCTGTGTACTAACTTTATTGTTACTGCTTTAGATACTCAATACTGGTACTAAAGCATGGTATTAGCTACCTGTAATTTAAATTAATTGAAAATTTCCCTTGATAGCTATTACGGACATTGGCCCTGTACAGGTTCGGATATCACCAGTATCGTTTTACAACGGCAAATTGATGGACAAGGCGACAGTGGAGGAGTATGGATTTTTAGATGCAACTCTCCGGTATTATGGAGCTTACATTCCAGACCTGAGTGAGACACCACACCTTTACGATGACTCAACTTCAGATTTCCATCCAACTCGTTTAGATTTTGAAAGAATTGATGCTGTAGTTTTACCTCAAGAGGCATTTTATTGGCGGAATATGCTTCCTGTACCAAACCGTGTAATAGCATAACAATTCAAATACAGTGGCAGTTTTAAAGTTGATGATGTTGATTGAAAAATTACTAGCCAGATATGTAACAATAATTGCTGGCTGAGACGATCGCAGTTGGGATAAAAAATGACAGAAGCTCTCCAAATTGGCAACCGTACAATCCAGGCTACTGAGCTAGTTCCCTTACTGGCAAGTTACCAAATGTTGCCACAGCTAATTCGGGAATTAATTATCGATGAAGCGATCGCATCTGTAGAATGTACATCAGAAGAAATTACTCGCGCTCAACAGCAGTTTTACCTAGAACGGCAGTTAAAAACCGATGCAGACATTAAAGCCTGGATGGCTTATCACGGTATAACAGTCAATCAACTTGAATCAGTCACAATTCGGAAACTAAAAATCGAGAAATTCAAAATTGCTACTTGGGGTAACAAACTCGAATCATACTTCTTTCAAAACAAAGCCAAGTTAGATAAAGTCATTTATTCCCTACTACGTACTCAAGATATCGGACTTGTTCAAGAACTCTACTTTCGCCTCCAAGCCAAAGAACAGTCATTTGCAGAACTAGCCAAAGAATACTCCCAAGGCCCAGAAGCCCAAACTGGCGGACTAGTCGGCCCAGTTGAACTACAAGCAATTCATCCCGGAATGGTACAGTTGCTATCCAGCAGTCAACCCGGTCAAGTTTTACCTCCCGCCCGAATAACCGAATGGGTTGTGATTTTGCGCCTAGAAAAACTCATCCCAGCCCAACTCGATGACCAGATGAAAGCAAGATTATTGAATGAACTGTTTGAAGCTTGGCTACAAGAACAGCAAAAGCAAATCCAATCTAATTCTTAATCAACACCTAGAAATTTAGGTTATGATTTGAACATAAGAGTGCAGATATCATAAATAAGTTGTGAAGCAGAGAGACACAAAAGACAAGGAGGACAAGGGAGACAAGGTAGAGAAATAGTTGTAAATCATTTAAGATTTCTGCATAACACAACTTTGACTTATTTCTCTTAATCCAGTCAGAATTATTAATAATATTTTTTCATAAAAAAATGAACAAGCGCAGGCTAAACTTATTAGCTCTTTCAACCCTCAGTTTATTCATAATTGGGCTGGACTTGCTAAAGTTTAGCCAAGCAGAAATCCAAGCCGTTCCGCCAATAGAAAAACAAATTAAACTTCCCGTATCTCGGTTGCAGCCGGATATTATTAAAAAATTACTAGACAGGGAAGATATTAACTCGGCTGTTATCCATATTGAAAGGGGTTGGAAGCAGCAATATGATGAATATATGCAGGTAAAATTACCTTCAAATCAGGTTATTGAAGTCAACAAAATCAGTCAAACTCTCAAAAATATTAATCAAAGAGTCGGTAAAAAAAGCGCCTTAATATATGCAGTACCAACTGCTGACCAACTCGATTTAATCTTGGTATTACCGGATAAACCACCAATTCACAAACGTATCCCCGAAGCTAAAAGAGAAGTATTGACTAACTTAGTTACAAAATTCCGCAATGATCTTACTAATCCCAGTTCTTCGCGCAAGCGATATCTAGCATCCGGTAAGAAAATATATGACTTTTTAGTTGCACCCTTAGCATCTGACTTGAAAAGCCAAGGTATTAATAATCTGCTATTTTGTTTAGGAGGTGGCTTACGGACTGTTCCTTTAGCGGCGATTTCTGATGGTAAAACATTTTTAATTGAAAAGTATAGTTTAACGATTATTCCGGCTTTTAGTCTGCTCGATTTTCAACTAACCAATATTACAAAAACCCAGGTTTTAGCAATGGGAGCATCAAAATTTCAAAACCTGGAACCTTTACCTGCTGTTCCCTTAGAATTATCTAATATTGTTAACAATAACTGGAAGGGTAAGTCTTTATTAAACCAAGACTTCACTCTCAAAAACTTGAAAAAAGAACGTGCTAAGTATCCTTTTGGAATAGTACATTTTGCTACCCATGCTGAATTTGCTCAGGGTTCTGTGGATAAATCTTATATCCAGTTTTGGGATAAAAAAATTCGCTTAGATGAACTGAAAACTCTCGGACTCAATAACCCTCCAGTGCAGTTATTAGTATTGAGTGCTTGTCGTACGGCGTTGGGTGATCCTCAAGCTGAACTGGGGTTTGCTGGGTTAGCTGTACAGTCAGGCGCAAAAGCCGCCTTAGCAAGTCTGTGGGAGGTGAGTGATGGCGGAACATTGGCTTTGATGCTGCAATTTTACGGAAAACTAAAAACTAATCCAGTTAAGTCAGAAGCCCTACGACAAGCTCAAATTGATATGCTCAAAGAGCGTGTTAGTTTGGAAGATAATCCCCGCATTCGTGGTGCTGCTTCTTCTGAATTACATGAGTTGGATGAGCTTGATGAGGATGAATTATCTCATCCTTATTATTGGGCTGGATTTACATTGATTGGCAATCCTTGGTAGTATGGCAACTGGCTGGCGATCGCTAAAATAATAATTCTTATTAAGTATCGGTAGTGTTCACTAACTCTACAATTTTCATAGAAGTTCTCTTGATAAACAGCAGATTATGTTCATCAATCCAAATATCTGGTTCTTCAGTAGCAATTGTTTGGTTCATAATCTCTGAGAAATATTTCTTATATACTGCCTAAAAACTGGGGATAGTTTAAACATAATTTTTTCCGTTTTTATTTTTTGAATTAAATACCTTTGTTGTAGAGATTCTAATCCATTGATAAAATCGCTGGAAGATAAATCTAAGGTTGCTTTTAAATCTTCTCTAGAGACGGCTTGATTGAATTTACTCAATTCTAAAATAATCTGCTTTTCTGTAGGTGATATGTTGTTAAAGACTTGACTAAGTAAAAATTGTATATCTTTCGTAATAACTAATTCATTCTCTGCTAAAAAATCGGCTACTTTACCGTCGAAAATCTTTCTGATTGAACCCGCAATACTTTTTAAGTAACCTAAATTTCCTTCATATAAATCAATTAAATTTATCCAGCTATCTTCATCTGTTAATCCTGTGTTTCTTAATATCTCCTTATCATATAAACCTGATAATTCTAAAAATTTTATCGGATATAATTCTTCATCTAAAAATTCCATTTCCGCACATTGTTCTTGACTGATAAGAATGACACTACTTTGGTGTTCAATTTTTGCAACCATTGTAAAAAAGTTTTGATAATCTTGATATTCAATTTGATATGTTCCAGCAAATTGACCCTTGGTAAATATATGATGAATATCATCAAGAATGATTAAGCATTTTTTCTCACTCAGAATTTTAAAAAATTGTGTTAATTTATCACTTATACTTACTTGAGCTTCTTGTTGACAAACATTTAATAAATCATCAATCAGTAAATTCAGTGGTTTAGGGTGTTTTAAACTTCTCCATATGATTACTTCAAATTGCTCTAAATGTAAATCAACAAATTTTTTGACAAGAGTAGTTTTACCAATTCCATATAACCCTAGAACTGAGATTAAAGAAGTACTTTGATTTGATATCCAATCATCAATCTTGTGAAGTTCGCAGTCTCTATTATAGAAGTTGGTTATTTGAGGTGCTAAAGATATATCGTAATGAATTGATTTAAATTTATTGTTTTCTTGGTTATGATCATTAGATTGATACAGGTATGATGAACCAAAATTTAAAATATTATTATTGTTATTATTTTGAATAACAATTGGTAATGATGATATCTGCAATCTTTCAAATGTAGAACGAAAATTAGTTTTTTTTATATCTTCCTGCAATATTTGAGATAAAAGTTGCCATAGTTCAGCCCCTACGTCTCCTACATGATTTTTAGTAACATTACATTCTTGTGCAATATCATCATATGTTTGTCTTTGCCATGTTCCTTCGACTACAGCAGTTTGAATGTCGTCTAGATGCTTTCCAGTTTTATCAAAGACTATCTGATCAACAAATTTTACAACTTCGTTTACATTCATGAAAGCTATACATATTAATACTTGTAAGCATTATAGCGAAACATAATTAAATTTTTTCCAATCTTTTCCGTTTTTTTTCTTAAAACATTGTAATAAAATCTCAGTTGAAATACGTTTATATCCGTTTCTGTCAGACTATCTAAAAAACTGAAATTTTGGCATTGTATTAGATAAGTTCAATAAAGTAAGTAATAATATGGAGTTCATAATCGTCAAAGACAGAGATAAATCAGATAAGCAAAAAAAAGCACAGACTTTAGTAGAGCAACCTAAATGGACTCTTGAAGAAATAGCACTATCCCAAAGCACACTTGACCAAATTGACCAGATGGTTGCTTACATACAAAATAGAGATAAACTTTTGTATGATTGGCAATTTAATCGGTTTTTGAAAGCGGGAAGTGCTTTGAGTGTTAACTTTTTTGGTGTACCGGGTACAGGTAAAAGTATAACATCTGAGGCAATTGCTCATAAACTTGGACTGTCAATTATTAGAGCTAACTATGGTGAGCTTGAGTCTTCTTTTGTAGGAGGAACATCTGATAACTTAGCATCAGTTTTCAAAACAGCAGAAGAAACAAAAAGCTTACTATTCTTTGATGAAGCTGATGCAGTCCTTAGTAGAAGAATCTCCAATTTATCACAAGCAGCCGATCATGGTGTTAATTCAGCAAAAAGTACTTTGCTCACTCTCTTAGATAAATTCAATGGGATTATTGTGTTTGCCACAAATCTTTTTGATAACTATGATGAGGCTTTTTTGAGGAGAATTCTGTTCAATATAGAGTTTTTGGCTCCAGATATAGTTATGAGAGAACATCTATGGAGATTTCATTTATCTGAAAATGTACCCAAAGAAGTAAGTTATGAGCATTTAGCTAATATTAGTGATGGTCTTTGTGGTGGTGATATCAAAAATATCACTATTAAATTAGGCTTGCAATTGCTGACTGAAAAGGTAGAAAGCATTGATGAGACTTTAGTAAAAGAAGAAATTGAAAAATACACAGAAGTAAAACTAAGGCACAAGAGAAAGTGTTTTTCAAACGAAACATCTATTTTAAGTAACACTTCGGTGAATTAATCTAATCTAACTCAAAACATTGTGGAGGAATCTTTATTATGCCAATTCCAGTAATTGTCTGGATAGTTGCGGCTGCTATTGGAGGTGTTGCTGTTGGGTCTAATTGGGATCGAATCAAGGAATGGGCTAGTCAAACGCTAGGCTATATCCTTGATGGTATCAACACAGCAATTCAAGTGACATCAGACGCAGTTGTTTATGCCGTAAAAAATGTAAAAATTCCCGGTGGTATTCCTCGTTTCTCTATAAAGATAGAAGTTTATGTCCAAGATGTTCGCTCTGGTAAGAGTACCTTAA
The sequence above is drawn from the Aulosira sp. FACHB-615 genome and encodes:
- a CDS encoding pentapeptide repeat-containing protein: MKFKLIAAIALATTPLIFATSVKAGNSQDLQRLLSTGECQRCNLAGVDLSGAHLIGADLRGANLSKANLAGANLEGADLTNANLKGANLSSTFVTNVNFKKANLDGVNFTRAQIHDSNVYGASMDNMNITDADIFNTGIGVGGEEGAQMPDWD
- a CDS encoding alpha/beta fold hydrolase is translated as MSDLKNAWEHKYITTNGVKLHYVTQGTGPLMLMLHGFPEFWYSWRHQIPEFAENFQVVALDLRGYNDSEKPKAQSAYIMGEFIKDVAGVIKGLGHEKCVLVGHDWGGAIAWCFAHAHPEMLEKLIILNLPHPAKFSQGLSTPQQLLRSWYMFLFQLPIMPEFLLQTFDYQPIAQIIQGTAVNKNAFTASDLAAYKNAAAKPGALTAMLNYYRNVFSHFLPNKNWGILNVPTLMIWGENDTALGKELTYGTDTYVSNLQIQYIPHCGHWVQQEEPDLVNRYMREFTGI
- a CDS encoding HhoA/HhoB/HtrA family serine endopeptidase codes for the protein MRLSKITRSIRRLSTHIFAIFLGVLLTVSTLQVLPSQAEPAPSPVKVDDAPELIAQKQSPATAAIGNSSFVTAAVNRVGQAVVRIDTERTITRRRVDPFFEDPFFRQFFGDGYSQQLPPEQLRGLGSGFIIDKSGLILTNAHVVDKADRVTVRLKDGRTFDGKVQGIDEVTDLAVVKINAGKDLPVATLGSSNAVQVGDWAIAVGNPLGFDNTVTLGIVSTLKRSSAQVGISDKRLDFIQTDAAINPGNSGGPLLNERGEVIGINTAIRADAMGIGFAIPIDKAKAIATQLEKNGKVAHPYLGVQMVTLTPELAKQNNSDPNSTFEIPEVTGVLVMRVVPNSPAAKAGIRRGDVILQIDGQAITNAEQLQNFVENSTLGQALQVKIQRGSQTQQLSVRTAELQNATS
- a CDS encoding peptidylprolyl isomerase, which produces MTEALQIGNRTIQATELVPLLASYQMLPQLIRELIIDEAIASVECTSEEITRAQQQFYLERQLKTDADIKAWMAYHGITVNQLESVTIRKLKIEKFKIATWGNKLESYFFQNKAKLDKVIYSLLRTQDIGLVQELYFRLQAKEQSFAELAKEYSQGPEAQTGGLVGPVELQAIHPGMVQLLSSSQPGQVLPPARITEWVVILRLEKLIPAQLDDQMKARLLNELFEAWLQEQQKQIQSNS
- a CDS encoding CHAT domain-containing protein, giving the protein MNKRRLNLLALSTLSLFIIGLDLLKFSQAEIQAVPPIEKQIKLPVSRLQPDIIKKLLDREDINSAVIHIERGWKQQYDEYMQVKLPSNQVIEVNKISQTLKNINQRVGKKSALIYAVPTADQLDLILVLPDKPPIHKRIPEAKREVLTNLVTKFRNDLTNPSSSRKRYLASGKKIYDFLVAPLASDLKSQGINNLLFCLGGGLRTVPLAAISDGKTFLIEKYSLTIIPAFSLLDFQLTNITKTQVLAMGASKFQNLEPLPAVPLELSNIVNNNWKGKSLLNQDFTLKNLKKERAKYPFGIVHFATHAEFAQGSVDKSYIQFWDKKIRLDELKTLGLNNPPVQLLVLSACRTALGDPQAELGFAGLAVQSGAKAALASLWEVSDGGTLALMLQFYGKLKTNPVKSEALRQAQIDMLKERVSLEDNPRIRGAASSELHELDELDEDELSHPYYWAGFTLIGNPW
- a CDS encoding NB-ARC domain-containing protein, which translates into the protein MNVNEVVKFVDQIVFDKTGKHLDDIQTAVVEGTWQRQTYDDIAQECNVTKNHVGDVGAELWQLLSQILQEDIKKTNFRSTFERLQISSLPIVIQNNNNNNILNFGSSYLYQSNDHNQENNKFKSIHYDISLAPQITNFYNRDCELHKIDDWISNQSTSLISVLGLYGIGKTTLVKKFVDLHLEQFEVIIWRSLKHPKPLNLLIDDLLNVCQQEAQVSISDKLTQFFKILSEKKCLIILDDIHHIFTKGQFAGTYQIEYQDYQNFFTMVAKIEHQSSVILISQEQCAEMEFLDEELYPIKFLELSGLYDKEILRNTGLTDEDSWINLIDLYEGNLGYLKSIAGSIRKIFDGKVADFLAENELVITKDIQFLLSQVFNNISPTEKQIILELSKFNQAVSREDLKATLDLSSSDFINGLESLQQRYLIQKIKTEKIMFKLSPVFRQYIRNISQRL
- a CDS encoding ATP-binding protein — encoded protein: MEFIIVKDRDKSDKQKKAQTLVEQPKWTLEEIALSQSTLDQIDQMVAYIQNRDKLLYDWQFNRFLKAGSALSVNFFGVPGTGKSITSEAIAHKLGLSIIRANYGELESSFVGGTSDNLASVFKTAEETKSLLFFDEADAVLSRRISNLSQAADHGVNSAKSTLLTLLDKFNGIIVFATNLFDNYDEAFLRRILFNIEFLAPDIVMREHLWRFHLSENVPKEVSYEHLANISDGLCGGDIKNITIKLGLQLLTEKVESIDETLVKEEIEKYTEVKLRHKRKCFSNETSILSNTSVN